The following coding sequences are from one Lolium rigidum isolate FL_2022 chromosome 6, APGP_CSIRO_Lrig_0.1, whole genome shotgun sequence window:
- the LOC124667507 gene encoding uncharacterized protein LOC124667507 produces the protein MGLTIGKIIFGKITVDTPKHEVLHTGNGYEIRKYPPCVSAEVTYLSKDMKRGRDGGLEILADYIGAFGKPHYTKPKKIAMAVPVITSSNGGNAEATAMKAPVITSSSGGEAEAISMTAPVITGEGRDRHSGKVTMQVLLPSNYTKVEETPRPTDERVVLREVGERKYGVVKFAGLTGEKVVAERAARLKAALEKDGHVVTGPYLFSRYNPPRTPTLPPLRTNEVMFPVE, from the coding sequence ATGGGTTTGACGATAGGCAAGatcatcttcgggaagatcacgGTGGACACGCCCAAGCACGAGGTGCTCCACACCGGCAACGGCTACGAGATCCGCAAGTACCCGCCGTGCGTCAGTGCCGAGGTGACATACCTCTCCAAGGATATGAAACGCGGTCGCGACGGCGGGCTCGAGATTCTTGCAGACTACATCGGCGCCTTCGGCAAGCCGCACTACACCAAGCCCAAGAAGATCGCCATGGCAGTACCCGTGATAACCTCGTCCAACGGCGGCAATGCAGAAGCGACCGCCATGAAAGCACCGGTAATCACCTCCTCCAGCGGCGGCGAGGCAGAGGCAATCTCCATGACAGCGCCGGTGATCACGGGCGAGGGGCGGGATAGACATTCTGGGAAGGTAACGATGCAGGTCCTGCTGCCGTCCAATTACACCAAGGTGGAGGAGACGCCGCGGCCGACGGACGAGCGGGTGGTGCTGCGGGAGGTGGGGGAGCGGAAGTACGGGGTGGTCAAGTTCGCAGGGCTCACTGGGGAGAAGGTGGTGGCGGAGAGGGCAGCGAGGCTAAAGGCCGCGCTGGAGAAGGACGGGCATGTCGTCACGGGACCCTACTTGTTCTCCCGGTATAACCCGCCAAGGACGCCAACGCTCCCGCCGCTCCGCACCAACGAGGTCATGTTCCCCGTCGAGTGA
- the LOC124666609 gene encoding heme-binding-like protein At3g10130, chloroplastic produces the protein MGLAMAKLMLGKIIVETPKHEVLRTGAGYEIRKYPPCVLAEVTYDPKDMKGDRDGGFQLLAKYIGVFGKPQNTKPEKIASGGEPEEIAMTAPVITSSGGARPEAIAMTVPVITSSEPEPVAMTAPVLTAEGREEQAGKVTMQFLLPSKYGKAEEAPRPTDERVVLRELGERKYGVVRFGGLTGDKVVAEKVEGLKAALEKDGHTITGPFVLSRYNPPWTLPPLRTNEVMIPVE, from the coding sequence ATGGGTTTGGCGATGGCCAAGCTGATGCTTGGGAAGATCATCGTGGAGACGCCGAAGCACGAGGTGCTCCGCACCGGCGCCGGCTACGAGATCCGCAAGTACCCTCCGTGCGTCCTCGCCGAGGTGACCTACGACCCCAAGGACATGAAAGGCGACCGCGACGGCGGGTTCCAGCTTCTTGCCAAGTACATCGGCGTCTTCGGCAAGCCGCAGAACACCAAGCCAGAGAAGATCGCCAGCGGTGGCGAGCCCGAGGAGATCGCCATGACGGCGCCGGTCATCACCTCCTCCGGCGGCGCCAGGCCCGAGGCAATTGCCATGACGGTGCCGGTCATCACCTCCTCCGAGCCCGAGCCTGTGGCGATGACGGCGCCGGTGCTCACGGCAGAGGGCCGTGAGGAGCAGGCGGGGAAGGTGACGATGCAGTTCCTGCTGCCGTCCAAGTACGGCAAGGCGGAGGAGGCGCCGCGGCCCACGGACGAGCGGGTGGTGCTGCGGGAGCTGGGGGAGAGGAAGTACGGCGTGGTCAGGTTCGGCGGGCTGACGGGGGACAAGGTGGTGGCAGAGAAGGTGGAGGGGCTCAAGGCCGCGCTGGAGAAGGACGGGCACACAATCACCGGCCCCTTCGTGCTCTCCCGCTACAACCCGCCATGGACGCTGCCGCCACTGCGCACCAACGAGGTCATGATCCCCGTCGAGTGA
- the LOC124666608 gene encoding laccase-8-like, which produces MEPAAAMIVLALCAAVAMAGARAAVVEHTFNVGATNMSQLCTESVIYTANKQLPGPTIEANEGDTVVVHVVNESPYSLSVHWHGIFQLLNGWADGAYLITDCSIQPSGNFTYQFNITGQEGTLWWHAHSSLLRATIYGALIIKPRNGTAGYPFTAPYGEIPIVLGEWWNKNVNDVEIDGHLTGLGPAISDALTINGMPGDHTSCEGASVYEVEVASNKTYLLRIVNAALNVELFFKVARHNFTVVAVDASYTDPYTTDVIAIAPGQTVDALMTTLAPPRRYYMAVTVFDSNTASIPFNNGTATGIIKYEGAPNETIASMPSMPAHNDVVTANNFYWSLTGLARSDDPAVPTTVNHSMVVEFGLDQEPCAPDQTKCKGYALVAFMNGYSFQLPKKVSLLNALFDDLTDVYSEDFPMSPPSVPTIRKATSVKKVMYNDVVEVVLQSKKYKSKVGTENHPIHLHGYNFFVLAQGLGLYDPTERSTFNLVNPQVRNTVAVPGGGWSVIRFTANNPGMWFMHCHLDAHVPLGLGMVFEVLDGPAPNILPPPPDGYPKCY; this is translated from the exons ATGGAGCCGGCGGCAGCCATGATCGTGTTGGCTCTCTGCGCGGCCGTGGCGATGGCCGGGGCGCGCGCGGCGGTCGTGGAGCACACCTTCAAT GTGGGCGCCACGAACATGTCTCAGCTTTGCACGGAGAGTGTGATATACACGGCCAACAAGCAGTTGCCCGGACCGACCATAGAGGCCAACGAAGGCGATACAGTGGTCGTCCACGTTGTGAACGAATCTCCGTACTCGTTATCAGTGCACTG GCACGGCATATTTCAGTTGCTGAATGGCTGGGCCGACGGGGCGTACCTGATAACGGATTGCTCCATACAACCTTCTGGCAACTTCACGTACCAGTTTAACATCACGGGCCAGGAGGGCaccctgtggtggcacgcccatTCCTCGCTCCTGCGAGCCACCATCTATGGCGCCCTCATCATAAAGCCCAGAAATGGCACCGCTGGCTACCCTTTCACAGCGCCCTATGGAGAAATCCCAATAGTACTTG GTGAGTGGTGGAACAAAAATGTGAACGATGTGGAGATTGACGGGCACTTGACCGGCCTAGGACCGGCTATTTCGGACGCGCTCACCATCAACGGCATGCCAGGGGACCACACTTCCTGCGAAG GTGCCAGTGTCTATGAAGTAGAGGTAGCATCCAACAAGACCTACCTCCTCCGCATCGTCAATGCTGCTCTCAATGTTGAGCTCTTCTTCAAGGTGGCCCGCCACAACTTCACTGTGGTGGCCGTCGATGCGAGCTACACCGACCCCTACACCACTGACGTCATCGCCATCGCACCGGGGCAGACGGTGGACGCTCTCATGACCACCTTGGCGCCTCCGAGACGGTACTACATGGCGGTCACCGTGTTCGACAGCAATACCGCCTCGATCCCCTTCAACAACGGCACCGCCACCGGCATTATCAAGTACGAAGGAGCACCGAACGAAACCATTGCCTCCATGCCATCCATGCCAGCCCACAATGACGTGGTTACCGCCAACAACTTCTATTGGTCTCTCACTGGCTTGGCTCGGTCGGACGACCCAGCCGTGCCAACAACTGTGAACCATAGCATGGTTGTCGAGTTCGGGTTGGACCAGGAGCCATGCGCACCGGACCAGACGAAATGCAAGGGGTACGCGCTCGTGGCATTCATGAATGGGTACTCATTCCAGCTCCCGAAGAAGGTGTCTCTCCTCAATGCACTCTTCGATGATCTAACGGACGTGTACTCAGAGGACTTCCCGATGTCCCCGCCGTCGGTGCCGACAATCAGGAAGGCAACGTCCGTAAAGAAGGTGATGTACAAcgacgtggtggaggtggtgctgcAGAGCAAGAAATACAAAAGCAAAGTTGGCACGGAGAACCACCCGATACACCTCCACGGGTACAACTTCTTCGTGTTGGCCCAGGGGCTCGGGCTCTATGACCCGACGGAGAGGAGCACGTTCAACCTCGTGAACCCGCAGGTGCGCAACACGGTCGCCGTGCCGGGAGGCGGATGGTCCGTGATACGGTTCACGGCAAATAATCCAG GTATGTGGTTCATGCACTGTCACTTGGACGCTCACGTGCCCTTGGGGCTGGGGATGGTATTTGAGGTACTTGACGGCCCGGCCCCCAATATACTTCCTCCGCCTCCCGATGGCTACCCGAAATGCTACTGA